TCTGGCGTTGTTCGATCCACATGTTCTCCAACGCCTTGATCCCGAAAGATCCAAATGCAAGTTCATGTCCTCTTTGGGCATTCCCTCTCATTCTCCCTTTCTGCGATCTTCTGTATTTAGTCCTTTTTGGCTGTAACATAGCTCTTGATCTATTTAAAAGTTAAAAGACTATTTTTTTCTCTTTTTGAAACCGCCTTTTTTGCCGGCATTGTTCGGACGGTTGTTGTTCTCTTTTTGAGCACCAACCAATGCATTCGGAACCAGCTCACGTTTTCCGTAAACTTCTCCCTTGCAAATCCAAACTTTAATACCCAACTGACCATAGGTCGTCAATGCCTCGGCCTGAGCGTAATCAATATCAGCACGGAACGTGTGCAATGGAATTCTACCTTCTTTGTAGATCTCGGCTCTTGCCATTTCAGCACCGTTCAAACGACCGGAAATCAAGATCTTGATACCTTCTGCACCCATTCTCATGGTAGAAGCGATAGCCATCTTGATTGCTCTACGGTAAGCCACACGACCTTCCAGCTGACGAGCTATATTATTACCCACGATCACGGCATCCAATTCAGGACGTTTGATCTCGAAGATATTAATTTGAACTTCCTTATCGGTGATCTTCTTCAGCTCCTCTTTCAACTTATCAACTTCTTGTCCGCCTTTACCGATGATAATACCCGGACGAGCGGTGTTGATCGTGATCGTGATTAGCTTCAGGGTTCTCTCGATAACAATCTTAGCGATTCCTGCTTTAGCGAGACGGGCGTTCAGATACTTTCTGATCTTGTAATCTTCCACCAATTTATCGCCATAGTTCTTACCGCCAAACCAGTTAGAATCCCATCCTCTGATGATTCCTAATCTATTGCTTATTGGATTAACTTTCTGTCCCATGCTAACTATTCTTTTGTAATGTTTTCAACAGCTGTCTTGCTTCCCAACACGATCGTCACGTGATTTGAACGTTTACGAATCCGGTGAGCTCTTCCTTGCGGGGCCGGTCTAAGTCTTTTCAACATACCTGCACCGTCAACGAAAATTTCCTGCACGAACAAGGAGGCTTCGTCAACACGTTTACCCTCGTTCTTTTGTTCCCAGTTAGCAATTGCTGAAAGCAACAACTTTTCAACTCTACGAGCAGCTTCTTTAGGACAAAATTTAAGCATATCCAAAGCTTTTTGTACATCTACTCCGCGGATCAAGTCTGCCACCAATCTCATTTTTTGAGGAGATGTAGGACAATCGCGAAGAATTGCAAAAGCCTTCTCTTTTTTGGCTTCTTTATTCTGATTTGCTCTTAATCTTTTTCTTGCACCCATTTTAATACATCTTCTTTAGTTCAACTTTACCATGCATTATTTTTTCTTTTTATCAGCATGGCCTCTAAATGTACGTGTCGGCGCGAATTCCCCCAATTTATGACCTACCATATTTTCAGTCACGAATACCGGGATAAATTTATTACCGTTGTGTACAGCGATAGTGTGCCCTACGAAGTCCGGAGAGATCATGGAACGACGAGCCCAGGTTTTAACAACCGATTTCTTATTGGACTCATTCATTACCAATACTTTTCTCTCTAACTTGAAATCAATAAAAGGGCCTTTTTTTAACGAACGACTCATAACATCAATAATTAATCAGTTATTTTTTCCTTCTTTCTATGATATACTTGCTAGAGTGTTTCTTAGGAGCTCTAGTCTTGTAACCCTTAGCCAACAAGCCTTTTCTTGAACGAGGATGTCCTCCTGAAGCACGGCCTTCACCACCACCCATCGGGTGATCAACCGGGTTCATTACGACACCTCTCACGCGAGGTCTGCGGCCTAACCAGCGAGTACGACCTGCTTTACCTGAACGTTCCAGCGCGTGGTCGGAGTTTGACACCGTACCAACAGTTGCACGACAGGTTAACAGCACCATACGGACTTCACCAGAAGGTAACTTGATTGAAGCGTATTTCCCTTCTCTTGCTACTAACTGAGCGTAAGAACCGGCGCTACGAGCCATCACGGCTCCTTGTTGCGGTCTTAACTCGATGTTATGAATGATTGTACCTAATGGGATTTCAGATAAGAACAATGCATTTCCAACTTCCGGAGCAACACCTGCACCACTCATCACGGTTTGACCAACTTCCAAACCGTTCGGTGCCACGATGTAACGTTTTTCTCCATCTGCATACACTAATAGAGCAATTCTCGCCGTACGATTGGGATCGTACTCGATCGTTGCAACACGAGCCGGAACATTATCCTTGTCGCGTTTGAAATCTATTATTCTGTATCTTTGTTTATGACCACCACCTATATATCTCATTGTCATTTTACCGGTGTTGTTACGTCCACCAGTTTTACTCTTTGGTCCTAACAATGATTTCTCAGGTCTATCTGTAGTCAACTGATCAAAGGTAATCGCTACCTTATGTCTCTGACCAGGAGTTACAGGGTTTAATTTTCTTACAGCCATCTTAATTAAATATTGCTAAAAAAATCAATACTATCACCTTCTGCTAAGGTCACAATTGCTTTCTTGAAGGAAGCGGTTCTTCCGGAAATAACACCTGCTTTCGTGTAACGAGATTTAGCATCTCCTTGGTACACCATCGTGTTCACAGATTTCACGGTCACGCTATACATCGTTTCAACTGCTCTCTTAATCTCAAATTTATTCGCTGCTTTGCTAACAACGAATGCTACTCTGTTCTGCTTGTCAGTCAATGCAGTCATTTTCTCTGACAAAATGGGCTTCACAATTACTTGCATGTCTTACTCTTCATTAAGATTGAACATTTCATTTAGGCCCTGCACTGAACTTTCAACGAACACGAGACTCTTAGCTCTCATGATATTGTAAGTTGCAAGATCGCTAACTCTCATCACATCCACGTATTGCAAGTTACGAGCTGACAATAAAACGTTCTCGTTCATGTCATTGGTAACCAACAGGATGTTACGGTTATCTAATTTCAGGTTGTTAAACAGCTGAATCATCTGTTTTGTTTTCGGTGCCTCAAAGTTGAGATCCTCAACAATAGTTACCGCGTTAGAAGCGGCTTTTACAGATAATGCTGATTTACGGGCCAATCTTTTCAGCTTCTTGTTCAATTTGAAGCTATAATCTCTTGGTACGGGTCCAAACACTCTACCCCCTCCTCTAAACAGAGGGTTCTTGATACCACCTGCACGGGCGCCACCGGTACCTTTTTGCTTTTTCAGCTTGCGGGTACTACCGGAAATTTCATTTCTTTGTTTTGACTTGTGGGTCCCTTGGCGGTTGTTCGCTAAAAACTGCTTTACATCAAGATAAATAGCGTGCTCGTTAGGCTGAATCCCGAAGATAGCGTCGTTTAACTCTACCTTCCTGCCTGTCTCTTGTCCGGCAATGTTTAATACACTTAACTCCATTACTTCTCGATAATTACGTATGAACCTTTAGCTCCGGGGATAGAACCCTTCACCAATAACAAATTATTTTCAGGTATCACTTTCAGCACTTCCAAGTTCTGAACCGTTATTCTGTCACCACCTGTTTGTCCACCCATACGCATTCCTTTGAACACGCGTGACGGTGTAGAACAAGCACCGATAGATCCCGGTTTTCTTTGACGGTTGTGCTGACCGTGAGTAGCCTCTCCTACTCCGGCAAATCCATGGCGTTTCACAACACCTTGGAAACCTTTTCCTTTACTAGTCCCGACTACATCAACGTACTCTGTTCCTTCGAACAAGTTCACGTCAATTACATCACCTAACTTGTACTCGACATCATACCCTGAAAATTCCACGAGTTTTCTTTTCGGAGTTGTGCCTGCCTTTTTAAAGTGTCCACTTAGCGGTTTGGTT
The window above is part of the Butyricimonas paravirosa genome. Proteins encoded here:
- the rpsC gene encoding 30S ribosomal protein S3 — its product is MGQKVNPISNRLGIIRGWDSNWFGGKNYGDKLVEDYKIRKYLNARLAKAGIAKIVIERTLKLITITINTARPGIIIGKGGQEVDKLKEELKKITDKEVQINIFEIKRPELDAVIVGNNIARQLEGRVAYRRAIKMAIASTMRMGAEGIKILISGRLNGAEMARAEIYKEGRIPLHTFRADIDYAQAEALTTYGQLGIKVWICKGEVYGKRELVPNALVGAQKENNNRPNNAGKKGGFKKRKK
- the rplV gene encoding 50S ribosomal protein L22; translated protein: MGARKRLRANQNKEAKKEKAFAILRDCPTSPQKMRLVADLIRGVDVQKALDMLKFCPKEAARRVEKLLLSAIANWEQKNEGKRVDEASLFVQEIFVDGAGMLKRLRPAPQGRAHRIRKRSNHVTIVLGSKTAVENITKE
- the rpsS gene encoding 30S ribosomal protein S19; protein product: MSRSLKKGPFIDFKLERKVLVMNESNKKSVVKTWARRSMISPDFVGHTIAVHNGNKFIPVFVTENMVGHKLGEFAPTRTFRGHADKKKK
- the rplB gene encoding 50S ribosomal protein L2, whose protein sequence is MAVRKLNPVTPGQRHKVAITFDQLTTDRPEKSLLGPKSKTGGRNNTGKMTMRYIGGGHKQRYRIIDFKRDKDNVPARVATIEYDPNRTARIALLVYADGEKRYIVAPNGLEVGQTVMSGAGVAPEVGNALFLSEIPLGTIIHNIELRPQQGAVMARSAGSYAQLVAREGKYASIKLPSGEVRMVLLTCRATVGTVSNSDHALERSGKAGRTRWLGRRPRVRGVVMNPVDHPMGGGEGRASGGHPRSRKGLLAKGYKTRAPKKHSSKYIIERRKK
- the rplW gene encoding 50S ribosomal protein L23, with product MQVIVKPILSEKMTALTDKQNRVAFVVSKAANKFEIKRAVETMYSVTVKSVNTMVYQGDAKSRYTKAGVISGRTASFKKAIVTLAEGDSIDFFSNI
- the rplD gene encoding 50S ribosomal protein L4 — protein: MELSVLNIAGQETGRKVELNDAIFGIQPNEHAIYLDVKQFLANNRQGTHKSKQRNEISGSTRKLKKQKGTGGARAGGIKNPLFRGGGRVFGPVPRDYSFKLNKKLKRLARKSALSVKAASNAVTIVEDLNFEAPKTKQMIQLFNNLKLDNRNILLVTNDMNENVLLSARNLQYVDVMRVSDLATYNIMRAKSLVFVESSVQGLNEMFNLNEE
- the rplC gene encoding 50S ribosomal protein L3 encodes the protein MPGLIGKKVGMTSVFSAEGKSIPCTVIEAGPCVVTQVKTIEKDGYTAIQLGFDDKKEKNTTKPLSGHFKKAGTTPKRKLVEFSGYDVEYKLGDVIDVNLFEGTEYVDVVGTSKGKGFQGVVKRHGFAGVGEATHGQHNRQRKPGSIGACSTPSRVFKGMRMGGQTGGDRITVQNLEVLKVIPENNLLLVKGSIPGAKGSYVIIEK